cacccccaccaccaccaccacatcCAAAACCTTCCCACTCCATCCTTCATACACCGACGCCCCGTCCTTGCCTCGTCattattgtgcatattattgtacatattattgtaatattttttctatcaataaatattaaaaaaggatCTGGAGAGATTCGAACTCTCGACCCCCGTCTTACATTCCGGCGCTCTGACCGACTAAGCTACAGATCCGGTTTACTTTGAGTATGATTCTTAAGCtgtatgaatattattctatatatctTTATGTAATAACtggattatacatttatgtatcaAGGACTTATCACACacgtttttatttgtaatacatttaagaataatatacttaaacaaTGACAGTCTTCAGGAATGAAACGTCTTGTGTGGCCCGACaaaccttaactattgttaacAATAACATTGATCATCAAGGGATGAGACTGAACATGTAAACCCAATCCTTTGTATATTTAAACCGGTGTTGGTGAGTTGCGGCCCGATCCCTAAATAACGTACGAATTGCGGCCCGTGTTTATGAAACAGACGTGCGAGTTGCGGCCCGTGTTTATAAAACAGACGTATGAGTTGCGgccacattttacattttatttaaatttgtttttttttgtaaaaatggcaAAAATGGCAAAATGTATGGTAATttatggtaaaattaattttaatatttatgtaaaatatgtaaaaatgtaaaaaatatttattggttgggcaaaaacttaaaacttaatgATTTGACGAAATCAAACTGCTCTATTTCTTTTTGTGCTAGCTTTGTCATCTGTTGTCTTATAAATGCTTCTTTTTCACATATTTTCTTCGTTTTTATTCCATTGCTTCTACATTTGATATACGTTTCTGATTGAATTTCTACTAacacatcaataaaattatagatgttAGGATGACTAGAGTAGAACGATGAATTTAGGTGTGAATGAAAACTTTCACAGCCGTTAGTGGTACGGTTACAGCTAGCAGAGAACTGTGCCCAAATATTTGGGGGAAACATAGCATCCGGGGATATATAGTTTTCGAAAACATAGTCGGTAAATTGTACAACCCGATCATCTTTAGCGGGCAGTATTGCTAAAAAGTCATCCGTGAAACAATCAATGACGTTGTCAGAGTCCAAAAAtggcaaaccaaaaaaaaatttttaaaaataactttcatCTGTATTTGTGTTATACATTTTCGTGAGTCCTAAACTTTGAATTTTCCTCCACCAACTTTGCCCTAGGTGAAATCGACATCCACTTATTTTAGCATTAGGGAAGACTTCCGCTACAGCACTGTGGATAGCTTGTTCAAAATCTATAACAACTTCAGTAGGAGAGCACGTTAGACCAATGGACATGGAATGGCAAATTAAATGTTGAAATGCACACTTGTACGTGGTATTACACTTGTCGGGTAGTAAAAAAAACACTAGAGGTAAATATACATCATTTTTTAGGCCATGGATGGTAAAAAGTTGATAAAAGTGTTTAGGGCAGCTTTTGAAAGTTCCATCCAcgtaaaatttatttacatcGCACAGCacttttatgttttgtatagtagaaaaaccaattatacaattttctttgTCGTTGATAAACAAAAATGGCTCACCTATATTAGTTTTGATATTCATAGACTCTAAAGCAGCATGTAATTCTTTAATGCATTTTGGCAGAGGGGGGTGTACAAATGAACGGGCACGATGAACATTGTGTctaattaatgataaatcattcgTTGTCAAAGTCGATATATCGTCTTTCTTCAATTCTGAACGAATTAATTTTGAAGGTTTGCAAGAAATGTCTTCTATGGCTTTTCTTTTCAGAGAATTACTTAATATTTGCCTATTCAGGACTTTTTCGTCGTTTTTATTGTGGTTATGATTAGTATTACtgtcaactattttatttaaaggagataattttaaaaagcactTACAACTTTTGACACTGCAAGGCCACCTCTGTACATCGTGTTTTAGTGTTTTGTGGAAACGAAATTTGTAGCCTTCGTAGAGAATAATTGGTTTTGATTTTTCACTATTTACGAACTCCATAACGCActtataataaactgtataacACACTCAAGTGGTGAACAGACTAATATGTACACAGtaatatttttcgtttgaaCTATTGACGTTATGGTATCTACTTTAGATAAGATACTGCCGATACTGCCggcacaaaattgaaaataaataaatttcccgGGCCGCAATTaacttattgataaaatatgacCGGGCCGCAATTCACCGATCTTCAACACGTAAATGACATGTCGGGCCGCAACTCACCTATAGCCATTTAAACCTTACATTTTGTTAG
This genomic window from Metopolophium dirhodum isolate CAU chromosome 1, ASM1992520v1, whole genome shotgun sequence contains:
- the LOC132935917 gene encoding uncharacterized protein LOC132935917, with product MEFVNSEKSKPIILYEGYKFRFHKTLKHDVQRWPCSVKSCKCFLKLSPLNKIVDSNTNHNHNKNDEKVLNRQILSNSLKRKAIEDISCKPSKLIRSELKKDDISTLTTNDLSLIRHNVHRARSFVHPPLPKCIKELHAALESMNIKTNIGEPFLFINDKENCIIGFSTIQNIKVLCDVNKFYVDGTFKSCPKHFYQLFTIHGLKNDVYLPLVFFLLPDKCNTTYKCAFQHLICHSMSIGLTCSPTEVVIDFEQAIHSAVAEVFPNAKISGCRFHLGQSWWRKIQSLGLTKMYNTNTDESYF